From the genome of Geothrix sp. 21YS21S-4, one region includes:
- the lpxD gene encoding UDP-3-O-(3-hydroxymyristoyl)glucosamine N-acyltransferase, with protein sequence MPTLSAQELAERLGGSLEHCPPDRAISEVKPLEEAGPGSVSFLANPKYASKAKESAAGLIFADAAVDLGDRPVLRVKHPYWAFAQAIGWLHPEPAPEWSERPVHPSAAVGEGCRIAPSATVGARTVVGAGSVIHPGVHVGDDCVLGEGCELFPGAVLYRRTRLGNRVAVHANSVVGSDGYGYVLVEGRHAKIPQVGWVEVGDDVEIGACVCIDRGVLGPTRIGAGTKIDNQVQVGHNVQVGNHCLLVSQTGISGSTKLGDYVTLAGKVGVIGHIEIGSRSVVGGNSVVAKSLPEGSFVTGFPARPHREWTEAQAALNRLPRLMKQLRRAGNSE encoded by the coding sequence ATGCCGACCCTCTCGGCCCAGGAATTGGCGGAACGGCTGGGCGGCAGCCTGGAGCATTGTCCCCCGGATCGGGCGATTTCCGAAGTGAAGCCGCTGGAGGAGGCGGGCCCGGGATCCGTGTCGTTCCTGGCCAATCCCAAATATGCCTCGAAGGCCAAGGAAAGTGCCGCGGGCCTGATCTTCGCCGATGCGGCGGTGGACCTGGGCGATCGGCCCGTCCTGCGGGTGAAGCATCCCTACTGGGCCTTCGCCCAGGCCATCGGCTGGCTGCATCCCGAGCCCGCGCCCGAGTGGAGCGAGCGCCCGGTCCATCCCTCCGCCGCGGTGGGAGAGGGCTGCCGCATCGCGCCGAGCGCCACGGTGGGCGCGCGGACGGTGGTCGGCGCGGGTTCGGTAATCCATCCGGGCGTCCACGTCGGCGACGATTGCGTCCTCGGGGAAGGCTGCGAGCTGTTTCCCGGCGCGGTGCTCTACCGCCGCACGCGGCTGGGGAATCGCGTCGCGGTCCACGCCAACTCGGTGGTGGGAAGCGACGGGTACGGCTACGTCCTCGTGGAGGGCCGCCACGCCAAGATCCCCCAGGTGGGTTGGGTGGAGGTGGGCGACGACGTGGAGATCGGCGCCTGCGTGTGCATCGACCGCGGCGTCCTGGGCCCCACGCGCATCGGCGCGGGCACCAAGATCGACAACCAGGTGCAGGTGGGCCACAACGTGCAGGTGGGGAACCACTGCCTTCTGGTGAGCCAGACCGGGATCAGCGGGTCCACGAAGCTGGGGGACTACGTCACCCTGGCGGGCAAGGTCGGCGTGATCGGCCACATCGAGATCGGCAGCCGGAGCGTCGTCGGAGGCAACAGCGTGGTGGCGAAGAGCCTGCCCGAGGGCAGTTTCGTCACGGGGTTCCCCGCCCGCCCCCACCGCGAATGGACCGAGGCCCAAGCCGCCCTCAACCGCCTGCCCCGCCTCATGAAACAGCTGCGCCGGGCCGGAAATTCCGAGTGA
- a CDS encoding HDOD domain-containing protein: MPITPQELIANLGDLPPLPQVASQVLRVSADPDATAEDLRKIVSMDQALTGQILKISNSAMFGMVREVTTLTQAIMTLGFSTIKSVVIASSAKNLYHRGTVGLQERLIWEHALVSAVASRAFAKGLRFVRAEEAFIGGLLHDIGKSVMGVKFPERYAALLRTVYNEGGVCLDLELETFGFDHAMVGEALVSRWNLALSLQAAVRWHHDPIHAPEDYQELTAIVALANHLALEEKVGIGDPAHLEGATLQAMEILKLGPEALDGLKEEVRNSIEQNKSMIAEF, translated from the coding sequence ATGCCCATCACCCCCCAAGAGCTCATCGCGAACCTCGGCGACCTGCCGCCCCTGCCCCAAGTGGCTTCCCAAGTGCTGCGCGTGTCCGCGGATCCCGACGCGACGGCCGAGGACCTCCGCAAGATCGTCTCCATGGACCAGGCCCTCACCGGCCAGATCCTCAAAATCTCCAATTCCGCGATGTTCGGGATGGTCCGGGAGGTCACCACCCTGACCCAGGCCATCATGACCCTGGGATTCTCCACCATCAAAAGCGTGGTCATCGCCAGTTCCGCCAAGAACCTCTACCACCGCGGCACCGTGGGCCTCCAGGAGCGCCTGATCTGGGAGCACGCCCTGGTCTCCGCCGTGGCCAGCCGCGCCTTCGCCAAGGGGCTGCGCTTCGTCCGCGCGGAGGAGGCCTTCATCGGCGGGCTGCTGCACGACATCGGGAAGTCCGTGATGGGCGTGAAGTTCCCCGAGCGCTACGCGGCCCTCCTCCGCACCGTCTACAACGAGGGCGGCGTCTGCCTCGACCTGGAACTGGAGACCTTCGGCTTCGACCACGCCATGGTGGGCGAGGCCCTGGTGAGCCGCTGGAACCTGGCCCTCAGCCTGCAGGCGGCGGTCCGGTGGCACCACGATCCCATCCACGCCCCCGAGGACTATCAGGAACTGACCGCCATCGTGGCCCTGGCCAACCATTTGGCCCTGGAGGAGAAGGTGGGCATCGGCGATCCCGCCCACCTGGAGGGCGCCACCCTCCAGGCCATGGAGATCCTCAAGCTCGGACCCGAGGCCTTGGACGGCCTGAAGGAAGAGGTCCGCAACAGCATCGAGCAGAACAAATCGATGATCGCGGAGTTCTGA
- a CDS encoding ATP-binding protein, translating to MGFRRSFAFRLLSLFLPLAVVVTAAAWAGYRAETLRRHASHESRERSRVEAGVVSLGSSLESIRGDLRYLIAQLRLRHAVEAPGAEALERMAQDWVGFSRAKPVYDQIRWLDETGMERIRINQGGGTPVIVPQSQLQNKADRYYFVEAQALKEEGIYVSPLDLNVENGQIERPLKPTIRVASPVRDSQGRRRGIVILNYRGDTLLSLYAKATGNHLNRAWLTNTYGYWLKATNPEEEWGFQLGRPDLSVARRHPDAWERILTEEQGQFPTPEGLWTFRTVVPFRDQADAGPAPFGVPTWKSISLLPHANYNGGLAGLATVLKVSVATILLLWFLGCWRLVRAQIAEEKVRTGLEDLIAERTRDLDEKNHALAASLKESQRLGTALHQAAESVLITDAGGTIQYVNPAFTAVTGYEFEEAVGAAAGALLRSGKHDADFYEAIRTAVAAGKIWKGRVINRRKDGRLITEDTTISPVVDASGAIRESVTVSQDITAELERESQYRQAQKMDAVGRLAGGVAHDFNNLLIPILVNSDLLLQRPDPDPQLTLLAAQISEAAGRAKRIVQQLLAFSRKQTLVLEPTDLNQVVVHFNQLLTRILHENVEVHTVLAEHLPLVRADAGQIEQIIMNLAINAQDAMPHGGRLTFSTEMAELDEAYVQTHPGVAPGSYAMLAVSDTGHGMAPETFEKIFEPFFTTKDKSKGTGLGLSTVFGIVQQHRGSIWVYSEPHHGTVFKIYLPLAKDLTLPVAAPPAEPERVRGTETILIVEDDTAVRDLATRILRQQGYTALAARDGQEALELLAGEGASSRLMVVDVILPGMNGRDLYALAATRIPGLRVLYMSGYTDNIIGEDELLDPKTPFLQKPFSIAGLTAKVRAALDA from the coding sequence GTGGGTTTTCGCCGTTCCTTCGCGTTCCGTCTGCTGTCCCTTTTCCTCCCCCTGGCCGTGGTGGTGACCGCAGCCGCCTGGGCGGGCTACCGGGCGGAGACCCTCCGGCGCCACGCGTCCCACGAGAGCCGAGAGCGGTCCCGGGTGGAAGCCGGGGTGGTCTCGCTGGGATCCAGCCTCGAATCCATCCGCGGGGACCTGCGCTACCTCATCGCCCAGCTCCGGCTGCGCCACGCCGTGGAGGCCCCCGGAGCCGAGGCCCTCGAGCGGATGGCCCAGGACTGGGTGGGCTTTTCCCGGGCCAAGCCGGTGTACGACCAGATCCGGTGGCTGGACGAGACGGGCATGGAGCGCATCCGCATCAACCAGGGGGGAGGGACGCCGGTGATCGTCCCCCAAAGCCAGCTCCAGAACAAGGCCGACCGCTACTACTTCGTGGAGGCCCAGGCGCTCAAGGAAGAGGGGATCTACGTCTCCCCCCTGGACCTCAACGTCGAGAACGGCCAGATCGAGCGGCCCCTCAAGCCCACCATCCGGGTGGCCTCGCCCGTCCGCGATTCCCAGGGGCGGCGGCGGGGGATCGTCATCCTCAACTACCGCGGCGACACCCTCCTGTCGCTGTACGCCAAAGCCACGGGAAATCACCTCAACCGCGCGTGGCTGACGAACACCTACGGCTACTGGCTCAAGGCCACGAATCCGGAAGAGGAGTGGGGCTTCCAGTTGGGCCGTCCCGACCTGAGCGTCGCCCGTCGCCATCCCGATGCCTGGGAGCGGATCCTGACCGAAGAGCAGGGCCAGTTCCCGACCCCGGAAGGGCTGTGGACGTTTCGCACCGTGGTGCCCTTCCGGGACCAGGCCGATGCGGGACCCGCGCCTTTCGGCGTCCCCACGTGGAAGTCCATCTCCCTTCTGCCCCACGCCAATTACAACGGCGGGCTGGCGGGACTGGCGACCGTTCTCAAGGTTTCGGTCGCCACCATCCTCTTGCTGTGGTTCCTGGGGTGCTGGCGGCTGGTCCGCGCCCAGATCGCCGAAGAGAAAGTCCGCACGGGGCTGGAGGATCTGATCGCCGAGCGCACCCGGGACCTCGACGAGAAGAACCACGCCCTCGCCGCCAGCCTCAAGGAGAGCCAGCGGCTCGGGACGGCCCTCCACCAGGCCGCGGAATCCGTCCTGATCACCGACGCCGGGGGCACCATCCAGTACGTGAACCCAGCCTTCACCGCCGTCACCGGCTACGAATTCGAGGAAGCCGTGGGCGCCGCGGCCGGGGCGCTCCTCCGCAGCGGCAAGCACGACGCGGACTTCTACGAGGCGATCCGCACCGCCGTGGCGGCAGGGAAGATCTGGAAGGGCCGGGTGATCAACCGCCGCAAGGACGGAAGGCTGATCACCGAGGACACCACCATCTCGCCCGTGGTGGACGCCTCCGGCGCCATCCGCGAGTCCGTCACGGTCAGCCAGGACATCACCGCCGAACTGGAGCGGGAATCCCAGTACCGCCAGGCCCAGAAGATGGATGCCGTGGGCCGGCTGGCGGGCGGCGTGGCCCACGATTTCAACAACCTGCTGATTCCCATCCTCGTCAACAGCGACCTCCTCCTCCAACGCCCCGATCCGGATCCGCAACTGACCCTGCTGGCGGCGCAGATCTCCGAGGCCGCCGGCCGGGCCAAGCGGATCGTCCAGCAGCTCCTCGCCTTCAGCCGCAAGCAGACCCTGGTCCTGGAGCCCACGGACCTCAACCAGGTCGTGGTCCACTTCAACCAGCTCCTGACCCGGATCCTCCACGAGAACGTGGAGGTCCACACCGTCCTCGCCGAGCACCTGCCCCTCGTCCGCGCCGATGCCGGCCAGATCGAGCAGATCATCATGAACCTCGCCATCAACGCCCAGGACGCCATGCCCCACGGCGGGCGCCTGACCTTCAGCACGGAGATGGCCGAGCTGGACGAGGCCTACGTCCAGACCCACCCGGGCGTCGCTCCCGGCTCCTACGCCATGCTCGCGGTCAGCGACACCGGCCACGGCATGGCGCCCGAAACCTTCGAGAAGATCTTCGAGCCCTTCTTCACCACCAAGGACAAGTCCAAAGGCACGGGGCTCGGGCTGTCCACGGTCTTCGGGATCGTCCAGCAGCACCGGGGCAGCATCTGGGTCTACAGCGAGCCCCATCACGGGACCGTGTTCAAGATCTACCTGCCCCTGGCGAAAGATCTGACCCTCCCGGTCGCCGCACCGCCCGCCGAGCCCGAGCGCGTGCGGGGAACGGAGACCATCCTGATCGTGGAGGACGACACCGCGGTGCGGGACCTCGCCACCCGGATCCTCCGCCAGCAGGGCTACACCGCCCTCGCGGCCCGGGACGGGCAGGAGGCCCTGGAGCTGCTGGCGGGCGAAGGCGCCTCCAGCCGTCTGATGGTGGTGGACGTGATCCTTCCCGGGATGAACGGGCGGGACCTGTACGCCCTCGCCGCCACGCGGATTCCCGGACTGCGCGTCCTCTACATGTCGGGCTACACCGACAACATCATTGGCGAGGACGAGTTGCTGGATCCGAAAACGCCGTTCCTGCAGAAGCCCTTCTCCATCGCGGGGCTCACGGCCAAGGTGCGCGCGGCCCTCGACGCCTGA
- a CDS encoding holo-ACP synthase, whose translation MAVIVGLGTDLCPPSRWRHLVERFGAEKCAGRILHPDEAAYLLRGNRERLPERLAGRWALREAFGKALGVGLDGWSWKELRYRDGRLWTEGALADLLAERGIARLHGSVTHDGDVALAVVALEN comes from the coding sequence ATGGCTGTGATCGTCGGACTTGGCACAGACCTCTGCCCTCCCTCCCGCTGGCGGCACCTCGTGGAGCGCTTCGGCGCGGAGAAATGCGCGGGGCGGATCCTGCATCCGGACGAGGCGGCCTACCTCCTGCGGGGCAACCGGGAGCGGCTGCCGGAGCGGCTGGCGGGGCGCTGGGCGCTGCGGGAGGCCTTCGGGAAGGCGCTGGGGGTGGGGCTGGACGGCTGGTCCTGGAAGGAGTTGCGCTACCGGGACGGGCGGCTCTGGACGGAGGGCGCCCTGGCGGATCTGCTGGCGGAGCGGGGGATCGCGCGGCTCCACGGGAGCGTGACCCACGACGGGGATGTGGCCCTGGCCGTGGTCGCCCTGGAAAATTGA
- a CDS encoding protein-glutamate O-methyltransferase CheR, whose amino-acid sequence MDPLQAKQQMTLAEFRSLRDFIYAKSGIYFSESKQYFVENRLSKRIGELKLRSYGDYLSLLQGIQGPAELKRLFVEITTNETSFWRNPPQIEAFQNIVLPEAAKAARARGQSRLRIWSAACSSGEEPYTLAMICQDLKDSVLRGLAVEILGTDISEKVLTQAQDGVYNSYTLRNLTPDQLQRHFLGLGKDLYQVKPDTQRFTTFRHFNLVDYAAYRQLGSFDVIFCRNVLIYFDETVKGQVLKGFHDQLHPRAYLLVGHSESIHAFNTGFELLHFSKAMGYRKRT is encoded by the coding sequence ATGGATCCCCTCCAGGCCAAGCAGCAGATGACCCTCGCCGAGTTTCGGAGCCTCCGAGACTTCATCTACGCAAAATCAGGCATCTATTTCAGCGAATCCAAGCAGTATTTCGTGGAGAACCGGCTCAGCAAGCGGATCGGCGAGCTGAAGCTGCGCAGCTACGGCGACTACCTGTCCCTGCTCCAGGGGATCCAGGGGCCGGCGGAGCTGAAGCGCCTGTTCGTGGAGATCACCACCAACGAGACCAGCTTCTGGCGCAATCCCCCCCAGATCGAGGCGTTCCAGAACATCGTCCTGCCCGAGGCGGCCAAGGCCGCCCGCGCCCGGGGCCAGAGCCGCCTGCGGATCTGGTCCGCGGCCTGCTCCAGCGGGGAGGAGCCCTACACCCTGGCGATGATCTGCCAGGACCTGAAGGATTCCGTCCTCCGCGGGCTGGCGGTGGAGATCCTGGGGACGGACATCAGCGAGAAGGTGCTCACCCAGGCCCAGGACGGCGTCTACAACAGCTACACCCTGCGGAACCTGACGCCCGACCAGCTCCAGCGCCACTTCCTGGGCCTGGGGAAGGACCTGTACCAGGTCAAGCCCGACACCCAGCGCTTCACCACGTTCCGCCACTTCAACCTGGTGGACTACGCCGCGTACCGTCAGTTGGGTTCTTTCGACGTGATCTTTTGCCGCAACGTGCTCATCTATTTCGATGAGACCGTGAAGGGCCAAGTGCTGAAGGGCTTCCACGACCAGCTTCATCCCCGCGCCTACCTGCTGGTGGGCCACAGTGAAAGCATCCATGCTTTCAACACCGGGTTCGAGCTGCTGCACTTCAGCAAGGCCATGGGATACCGGAAGCGGACCTGA
- a CDS encoding chemotaxis response regulator protein-glutamate methylesterase — protein sequence MNSTIRILVVDDSPFMRKSLQKMLEEAPDLRVVATARDGIDALEKIQEHKPDIVTLDIEMPRMDGLTCLKKIMADHPMPVLMVSSLTQEGAQATLDALSIGALDFIPKESSFASMSILQIQQDLQEKVRRLATSPRFHRPGAHPHVPHPAPSAPAHPPAFPSLSTPAAKPAPRAPAPVGGTLAGSPQAELLVLGSSTGGPKALQDILPALPANLPVPCLIVQHMPSTFTKPFADRLDGLCKVHVKEAEQGEPLKAGTVYIAPGGIHMTYGPRGPKGCIELSTEPVSSLHRPSVDVLFLSVAELFQGPTFAAILTGMGADGAKGMEQLKRKGAHTLAESEESCVVYGMPRAAVERGCVDLVAPLPDIPGHIRRHFRI from the coding sequence ATGAATTCGACGATCCGCATCCTCGTGGTGGACGACAGCCCCTTCATGCGGAAATCCCTGCAGAAGATGCTGGAGGAAGCCCCTGACCTGCGCGTGGTGGCCACGGCCCGCGACGGGATCGACGCGCTGGAGAAGATCCAGGAGCACAAGCCCGACATCGTCACCCTCGACATCGAAATGCCGCGCATGGACGGCCTCACCTGCCTGAAGAAGATCATGGCGGACCACCCCATGCCGGTGCTGATGGTCTCCAGCCTGACCCAGGAAGGGGCCCAGGCCACCCTGGACGCCCTGTCCATCGGGGCCCTGGATTTCATCCCCAAGGAGAGCAGCTTCGCCAGCATGAGCATCCTGCAGATCCAGCAGGACCTGCAGGAGAAGGTGCGCCGGCTGGCCACCAGCCCGCGCTTCCACCGACCCGGAGCCCACCCGCACGTCCCCCATCCCGCACCCTCGGCGCCGGCCCACCCGCCCGCCTTCCCCTCGCTTTCCACCCCCGCCGCGAAGCCCGCGCCCCGCGCCCCGGCCCCCGTGGGCGGCACCCTCGCCGGCAGCCCCCAGGCCGAACTCCTGGTGCTGGGCAGCTCCACGGGCGGGCCCAAGGCGCTGCAGGACATCCTGCCGGCCCTTCCCGCCAACCTGCCGGTGCCCTGCCTCATCGTCCAGCACATGCCCAGCACCTTCACCAAGCCCTTCGCGGACCGGCTCGACGGGCTGTGCAAGGTCCACGTCAAGGAAGCGGAGCAGGGCGAGCCCCTCAAGGCCGGGACGGTCTACATCGCCCCCGGCGGGATCCACATGACCTACGGCCCCCGCGGGCCCAAGGGCTGCATCGAACTGAGCACCGAGCCCGTGTCCTCCCTCCACCGCCCCAGCGTGGACGTGCTCTTCCTGAGCGTGGCGGAGCTGTTCCAGGGCCCGACCTTCGCCGCGATCCTCACCGGCATGGGCGCCGACGGCGCCAAGGGCATGGAGCAGCTCAAGCGGAAGGGCGCCCACACCCTGGCCGAATCCGAAGAGTCCTGCGTGGTCTACGGCATGCCGCGGGCCGCGGTGGAGCGGGGCTGCGTGGACCTGGTCGCACCGCTGCCGGACATCCCCGGCCACATCCGGCGCCACTTCAGAATCTGA
- a CDS encoding HDOD domain-containing protein: MITREQFVSRLKAKTLPSLPLTVVALGEAVQDERCSVDRILGVLSKDPPLSATLLRLANSPLYAGEGSVMDLRTAVLRLGFDAIANLGTGAAVIRTLKGGTHLDALRLWQHSVAVGLTAKGVCVLARRHGQAETAFLTGLLHDIGKVALDTCFPEEYQGVLQAVAEGSYFVDAERAVLGLDHAEAGALLAESWSFPQTIVEVIRDHHDPRPEDFLPNLIHLCDLLVRTRIPMGPADERLMVSLDEHPAFRAVLAGALHKDLDVERLTFSIDDEVDHAMAFVEAAFQA, translated from the coding sequence ATGATCACGCGGGAGCAGTTCGTTTCGCGCCTGAAGGCCAAGACCCTGCCGAGCCTCCCCCTCACGGTGGTGGCCCTGGGCGAGGCGGTCCAGGACGAGCGTTGCAGCGTGGACCGGATCCTCGGCGTCCTGTCGAAGGATCCGCCCCTGTCCGCCACGCTCCTGCGGCTGGCGAATTCCCCCCTCTACGCGGGCGAGGGCTCCGTGATGGACCTCCGCACGGCAGTCCTCCGGCTGGGTTTCGACGCCATCGCCAACCTCGGCACGGGGGCCGCGGTCATCCGCACCCTCAAGGGCGGCACCCACCTGGATGCCCTTCGCTTGTGGCAGCACAGCGTCGCCGTGGGCCTCACCGCGAAAGGCGTGTGCGTCCTAGCCCGCCGCCACGGCCAGGCGGAGACGGCCTTTCTCACGGGCCTGCTCCACGACATCGGGAAGGTCGCCCTGGACACCTGCTTCCCCGAGGAATACCAGGGGGTCCTCCAGGCGGTGGCCGAGGGTTCCTACTTCGTGGACGCGGAGCGGGCCGTGCTGGGGCTGGACCACGCCGAAGCCGGCGCCCTGCTCGCCGAGAGCTGGTCCTTCCCCCAGACCATCGTGGAGGTCATCCGCGACCACCACGATCCGCGGCCCGAGGACTTCCTGCCCAACCTCATCCACCTCTGCGACTTGCTGGTGCGCACGCGGATCCCCATGGGCCCCGCCGACGAGCGCCTGATGGTGTCGCTGGATGAACATCCGGCCTTCCGGGCCGTCCTCGCCGGCGCCCTCCACAAGGACCTGGATGTGGAGCGGCTGACTTTCTCCATCGACGACGAGGTGGACCATGCCATGGCCTTCGTCGAAGCGGCATTCCAGGCCTGA
- the hrpB gene encoding ATP-dependent helicase HrpB, translating into MRLNLPIDPLLPEIAASLRRNPNLVLQADPGAGKTTRVPSALLEEGLLGTGECWILEPRRLAARLAATRVAEELGEALGQRAGYAVRFEQKVSKATRLRFVTEGLLLRRLHGDPALKGIAAVILDEFHERHLHTDLALTLLRRLQRTTRPDLKLVVMSATLDAGPVAAYLDAPILTSRGRAFPVETAFLSRPDDRPLELQVADAVDRLYGDGLEGHTLVFLPGAAEIRACLKSCEAVAARRGLSLRPLHGDLSPEAQAHALEASDRPKVLLSTNVAESSVTLDGIGAVVDSGLGREASHSPWSGLSGLRTVRISQARCVQRTGRAGRTGPGRCVRLFTEADFRARPAFDLPELQRADLAEPLLALHGQGIADPAALAWFEAPPEPALRAAEELLTRLGALENGGLSSLGRRMADLPLHPRLARLAVAGEDLGIPQLALRAAALLETGSLAARQNLDRAPAKAGHGADSDLLLRLDQFEEAEAGGFGAGACRAAGLDPAAVQRARRAAQSLARLLPSPAEPADAEPRLLKALLRAYPDRVGQLSANGTCAFAGGGGARLDPTSRVRRPGLIVALEAEFQKQGAGGQSLVRLASRIEADWLLDAFPERLEDVDEVVFQASAGRVERRNEIRYDGLPIDASRGPADPADPRVARLLAEALRDRPLEEIPARLLARLAFLRKHRTDLELPEDLLGPLLTAACAGRTTLREVQDVDWPAALRQAYPADTLRLLDAWAPDAVQLPKGRPTKVHYEGDSPWIASRLQDFWGLKKTPAVAGGAVPLVLHLLAPNMRAVQVTTDLAGFWQRAYKELRPALSRRYPKHHWPE; encoded by the coding sequence ATGCGCCTGAACCTCCCCATCGATCCGCTGCTTCCGGAGATCGCCGCTTCCCTCCGGCGGAATCCCAACCTCGTGCTGCAGGCGGATCCGGGCGCGGGCAAGACCACCCGCGTCCCCTCCGCCCTGCTGGAGGAGGGCCTCCTCGGAACCGGCGAGTGCTGGATCCTGGAGCCCCGCCGCCTGGCGGCCCGGCTCGCTGCGACGCGCGTGGCGGAGGAACTGGGCGAAGCCCTGGGTCAGCGGGCGGGCTATGCCGTGCGCTTCGAGCAGAAGGTCTCCAAGGCCACGCGCCTGCGGTTCGTGACCGAGGGCCTCCTCCTGCGGCGGCTCCACGGCGATCCGGCGCTGAAGGGCATCGCCGCCGTCATCCTGGACGAATTCCACGAGCGGCATCTGCACACGGACCTCGCCCTCACCCTCCTCCGCCGCCTCCAGCGGACCACCCGGCCCGACCTCAAGCTCGTGGTGATGTCCGCCACCCTGGACGCCGGCCCCGTCGCCGCCTACCTGGACGCGCCGATCCTCACCAGCCGGGGCCGCGCCTTTCCGGTGGAGACGGCCTTTCTTTCCCGCCCGGATGACCGGCCCCTGGAGCTCCAGGTGGCCGACGCCGTGGACCGCCTGTACGGCGACGGACTGGAGGGACACACGCTGGTCTTCCTCCCCGGCGCGGCGGAGATCCGCGCCTGCCTGAAGAGCTGCGAGGCCGTGGCCGCGCGGCGGGGCCTGAGCCTCCGGCCCCTGCACGGCGACCTGTCGCCGGAAGCCCAGGCCCACGCCCTGGAGGCCAGCGACCGGCCGAAGGTCCTCCTCAGCACCAACGTGGCCGAGAGCTCCGTCACCCTGGACGGCATCGGCGCGGTGGTGGATTCGGGGCTGGGCCGCGAGGCTTCGCACTCGCCCTGGTCCGGGCTGTCGGGCCTGCGGACGGTGCGCATCAGCCAGGCCCGGTGCGTCCAGCGAACGGGCCGCGCCGGACGCACCGGGCCGGGCCGCTGCGTGCGCCTGTTCACCGAAGCCGATTTTCGCGCCCGGCCCGCTTTCGACCTGCCCGAACTCCAGCGGGCGGATCTGGCCGAGCCGCTGTTGGCGCTGCACGGCCAGGGGATCGCCGATCCCGCGGCCCTGGCCTGGTTCGAGGCCCCGCCGGAACCCGCCCTTCGCGCGGCGGAGGAACTGCTGACCCGCCTGGGCGCCCTGGAGAACGGCGGCCTCTCGTCCCTCGGCCGCCGGATGGCCGACCTGCCGCTGCATCCCCGCCTGGCGCGCCTGGCCGTGGCGGGGGAGGACCTCGGCATCCCCCAGCTGGCCCTCCGCGCCGCGGCCCTGCTGGAGACCGGCAGCCTCGCCGCCCGCCAGAACCTGGATCGGGCGCCGGCGAAAGCGGGCCACGGAGCGGATTCGGACCTGCTGCTCCGCCTGGACCAGTTCGAGGAGGCGGAGGCCGGCGGCTTCGGCGCCGGAGCGTGTCGGGCGGCGGGCCTGGATCCGGCGGCGGTGCAGCGGGCGCGGCGGGCCGCGCAGTCGCTGGCACGGCTTCTCCCGTCGCCGGCCGAACCGGCCGACGCGGAGCCGCGCCTGCTGAAGGCCCTGCTGCGGGCCTATCCCGACCGGGTGGGCCAGCTGTCCGCCAACGGCACCTGCGCGTTCGCCGGAGGCGGGGGCGCCCGACTGGATCCCACCAGCCGCGTGCGGCGGCCGGGCCTGATCGTCGCGCTGGAGGCGGAATTCCAGAAGCAGGGCGCCGGCGGCCAGAGCCTGGTCCGCCTGGCCTCCCGGATCGAGGCGGATTGGCTGCTGGACGCCTTTCCTGAGCGGCTGGAGGACGTGGACGAGGTGGTTTTCCAGGCTTCGGCGGGCCGGGTGGAGCGCCGCAACGAGATCCGCTACGACGGGCTCCCCATCGACGCGAGCCGCGGGCCGGCGGATCCCGCGGATCCCCGGGTGGCGCGACTGCTCGCCGAAGCCCTCCGGGACCGCCCGCTGGAGGAGATTCCCGCGCGGCTCCTGGCCCGTTTGGCCTTTCTCCGGAAGCACCGGACCGACCTGGAGCTGCCGGAGGACCTTCTGGGCCCGCTGCTCACCGCCGCCTGCGCCGGCCGGACCACCCTCCGCGAAGTCCAGGACGTGGACTGGCCCGCGGCCCTGCGGCAGGCCTACCCCGCCGACACGCTCCGCCTGTTGGACGCCTGGGCCCCCGACGCGGTCCAGCTTCCCAAGGGCCGGCCCACGAAGGTCCACTACGAGGGCGATTCTCCCTGGATCGCCTCGCGCCTCCAGGATTTCTGGGGCCTGAAGAAGACGCCCGCGGTGGCGGGCGGCGCGGTGCCGCTGGTCCTGCACCTGCTCGCCCCCAATATGCGCGCAGTGCAGGTCACCACCGACCTGGCCGGCTTCTGGCAGCGGGCCTACAAGGAGCTGCGGCCCGCCCTGTCGCGGCGGTACCCCAAGCACCACTGGCCGGAGTGA